The Bubalus bubalis isolate 160015118507 breed Murrah chromosome 2, NDDB_SH_1, whole genome shotgun sequence genome includes the window TGTCTAATGCAAATATAATACTGTGGGTATTTTAAGTACCAtgtacttaaaattttctaatagccatattaaaaaagtataaagaaacaatttttaaaatttatttgcttttaatttgagggtaatagctttacaatgttgtgttggttaagaaacataaaattatttttaatagtatattttatgTAGCCCagtatatatattcaaaatactaTCATTTTAAGATGTACTCAGTATTAAAAGCTACTAAGGAAATGCATTTTCTTCATGCTGTCTTCAAaattgatgtattttattttaaccttaCAGAATatgctgtttatatatataaaaacacagTGCCTATGACTGGAATTGCTAGGCCATAAGATATTCAAGGGACTTCCCATGGGGCTCAGttgttaaacaaaacaaaacaaaacaaaacaaaaatctacctgccagtgcaggacatgcAGATTCtgtctctaggttgggaagatcccctgggggaggaggaaatggcaacccacagtattcttgcctggagagttccatcgacagaggagcctggcaggctacagtccatggggtcgcacaaagtcgacacaactgagcatgctcacATGCACGATATTCAAATGTTTACTTTTCTGGGTCATACCAAAGTTTTTTACAGTGGTTGTGTTAAATTGCATTCTCACCACCTGagtgtgaaagtggaagtcacatCATCACAGTGTGTTCTTACAGTCTTGCAAGGTTGGTTCTAACTTCATGTTACATGAAGAAACTAAAGTTCAGCAAGATTAAAATGATTTGACCAGGATTTTACAGCTGTTAATGGTGCACTCAGGGTTTAATACCAGATCTGTATAGCACCAAAGTCTGCATTTCAGTAGAATTCCAAGATCAGGATATCATTGTTTGATTTATGGCTATTGTgaagtataaataatttttaagagtaaatGAAGCTTCCCTAAAAATATTGTTcaactttttgttctttttgaaaatttgttgaaatatttaGTAAATCCCTATGAAAGGATTCTTTCTGAAGTATTTTAATTAGatagaagagaaaatacattGAATTTATTAGAGGAAATTAGTTTAGCAGAATGAGTGTTCATGTAtacttacttttttttcaaagatttatCTTCCAAATTAATATTTTGAGCATAGTAGTATTATAACTTTGAGATAGCCTTCATACCATagtaatatttcaatttttattttaaaaatcaagttttttaataaaaaattgacctttggttttgtattttcttctaaagtACATTGATACTTTAGTAGGTTTAATGTTCTAGAATTGGTATTTCCAAAAAAAGAAGTTGCCTTGTAATCCAAAGATTTTTGGAATgaaacattatttaatttttttttttttttttttttcttcactcagggaactcaaaccagggctctttgacaacctagagtggtgggatggggtgggaggtgggaggaaggctcatatgtatatgtaaaagggaggggacatatgtatccctatggctgattcatgttc containing:
- the NDUFB3 gene encoding NADH dehydrogenase [ubiquinone] 1 beta subcomplex subunit 3 isoform X1 encodes the protein MQILSLGWEDPLGEEEMATHSILAWRVPSTEEPGRLQSMGSHKVDTTEHAHMHDIQMFTFLGHTKVFYSGCVKLHSHHLSVKVEVTSSQCVLTVLQDMAHGHGHEHGPSKMELPDYKQWKIEGTPLETVQEKLAARGLRDPWGRYND